In one window of Ovis aries strain OAR_USU_Benz2616 breed Rambouillet chromosome 3, ARS-UI_Ramb_v3.0, whole genome shotgun sequence DNA:
- the SPSB2 gene encoding SPRY domain-containing SOCS box protein 2 isoform X2, translating into MACEIFQDLGWKPYPLHWQGESYVLYHQVDPDPELNFQKRDAAANLSRGIVQLLTSMGQTALAGGSSGPSTPQALYLDRSRPEGLEELLSAPPPDLGAQRRHGWNPKDCSENIEVKEGGLCFERRPVAQSTDGARGKRGYSRGLHAWEISWPREQRGTHAVVGVATARAPLQADHYAALLGSNSESWGWDIGRGKLYHQSKGTGAPQYPPGPQGEPLEVPERLLVVLDMEEGTLGYAVGGTYLGPAFRGLKGRTLYPAVSAVWGQCQVRINYLGERRAEPHSLLHLSRLSVRHALGDTRLGHVSVLPLPPALKRYLLYQ; encoded by the exons atggcatgtgaaatcttccaggACCTGGGATGGAAgccatatcccctgcactggcagggagagtCTTATGTACTgtaccaccag GTCGATCCCGACCCGGAGCTCAACTTTCAGAAGAGAGACGCCGCAGCAAACCTCTCTCGGGGAATCGTCCAGCTCCTCACCTCCATGGGCCAGACGGCCTTGGCAGGGGGCAGCAGCGGCCCCTCCACCCCACAGGCCCTGTACCTTGACCGGTCTCGTCCCGAGGGCTTGGAGGAGCTGCTGTCTGCTCCCCCTCCTGACCTGGGGGCCCAGAGGCGCCACGGCTGGAACCCCAAGGACTGCTCGGAGAACATCGAGGTCAAGGAAGGGGGCTTGTGCTTTGAGCGGCGGCCCGTGGCCCAGAGCACTGATGGGGCCCGGGGGAAGAGGGGCTACTCGAGGGGCCTGCACGCCTGGGAGATCAGCTGGCCCCGGGAACAGAGGGGCACCCACGCCGTGGTGGGCGTGGCCACAGCCCGCGCCCCGCTGCAGGCTGACCACTACGCGGCGCTGCTGGGCAGCAACAGCGAGTCGTGGGGCTGGGACATTGGGCGGGGGAAACTGTACCATCAGAGCAAGGGGACTGGGGCCCCCCAGTATCCACCTGGACCTCAGGGTGAGCCGCTGGAGGTGCCAGAGAGGCTGCTGGTGGTACTGGACATGGAGGAGGGAACTCTGGGCTACGCTGTCGGGGGCACCTACCTGGGGCCGGCCTTCCGCGGACTGAAGGGCAGGACCCTCTATCCAGCAGTAAGCGCGGTCTGGGGCCAGTGCCAGGTCCGCATCAACTACCTGGGCGAAAGGAGAG cGGAACCACACTCCCTTCTGCACCTGAGCCGCCTGAGTGTGCGCCACGCCCTGGGGGACACACGGCTAGGCCACGTTTcggtcctgcccctgccccctgccctgaaGCGCTACCTGCTCTACCAGTGA
- the SPSB2 gene encoding SPRY domain-containing SOCS box protein 2 isoform X1: MACEIFQDLGWKPYPLHWQGESYVLYHQVDPDPELNFQKRDAAANLSRGIVQLLTSMGQTALAGGSSGPSTPQALYLDRSRPEGLEELLSAPPPDLGAQRRHGWNPKDCSENIEVKEGGLCFERRPVAQSTDGARGKRGYSRGLHAWEISWPREQRGTHAVVGVATARAPLQADHYAALLGSNSESWGWDIGRGKLYHQSKGTGAPQYPPGPQGEPLEVPERLLVVLDMEEGTLGYAVGGTYLGPAFRGLKGRTLYPAVSAVWGQCQVRINYLGERRGEAWDGCGASVRPLVAVVWDGCSALYNHRGNGPSSDWFPTQFSAGIG, translated from the exons atggcatgtgaaatcttccaggACCTGGGATGGAAgccatatcccctgcactggcagggagagtCTTATGTACTgtaccaccag GTCGATCCCGACCCGGAGCTCAACTTTCAGAAGAGAGACGCCGCAGCAAACCTCTCTCGGGGAATCGTCCAGCTCCTCACCTCCATGGGCCAGACGGCCTTGGCAGGGGGCAGCAGCGGCCCCTCCACCCCACAGGCCCTGTACCTTGACCGGTCTCGTCCCGAGGGCTTGGAGGAGCTGCTGTCTGCTCCCCCTCCTGACCTGGGGGCCCAGAGGCGCCACGGCTGGAACCCCAAGGACTGCTCGGAGAACATCGAGGTCAAGGAAGGGGGCTTGTGCTTTGAGCGGCGGCCCGTGGCCCAGAGCACTGATGGGGCCCGGGGGAAGAGGGGCTACTCGAGGGGCCTGCACGCCTGGGAGATCAGCTGGCCCCGGGAACAGAGGGGCACCCACGCCGTGGTGGGCGTGGCCACAGCCCGCGCCCCGCTGCAGGCTGACCACTACGCGGCGCTGCTGGGCAGCAACAGCGAGTCGTGGGGCTGGGACATTGGGCGGGGGAAACTGTACCATCAGAGCAAGGGGACTGGGGCCCCCCAGTATCCACCTGGACCTCAGGGTGAGCCGCTGGAGGTGCCAGAGAGGCTGCTGGTGGTACTGGACATGGAGGAGGGAACTCTGGGCTACGCTGTCGGGGGCACCTACCTGGGGCCGGCCTTCCGCGGACTGAAGGGCAGGACCCTCTATCCAGCAGTAAGCGCGGTCTGGGGCCAGTGCCAGGTCCGCATCAACTACCTGGGCGAAAGGAGAGGTGAGGCCTGGGACGGGTGTGGGGCGAGTGTTCGGCCCCTGGTGGCTGTGGTTTGGGATGGATGCTCAGCGCTTTACAACCACAGAGGGAATGGGCCATCATCTGACTGGTTTCCTACCCAGTTCAGTGCCGGGATTGGCTAA
- the SPSB2 gene encoding SPRY domain-containing SOCS box protein 2 isoform X4, whose translation MGQTALAGGSSGPSTPQALYLDRSRPEGLEELLSAPPPDLGAQRRHGWNPKDCSENIEVKEGGLCFERRPVAQSTDGARGKRGYSRGLHAWEISWPREQRGTHAVVGVATARAPLQADHYAALLGSNSESWGWDIGRGKLYHQSKGTGAPQYPPGPQGEPLEVPERLLVVLDMEEGTLGYAVGGTYLGPAFRGLKGRTLYPAVSAVWGQCQVRINYLGERRAEPHSLLHLSRLSVRHALGDTRLGHVSVLPLPPALKRYLLYQ comes from the exons ATGGGCCAGACGGCCTTGGCAGGGGGCAGCAGCGGCCCCTCCACCCCACAGGCCCTGTACCTTGACCGGTCTCGTCCCGAGGGCTTGGAGGAGCTGCTGTCTGCTCCCCCTCCTGACCTGGGGGCCCAGAGGCGCCACGGCTGGAACCCCAAGGACTGCTCGGAGAACATCGAGGTCAAGGAAGGGGGCTTGTGCTTTGAGCGGCGGCCCGTGGCCCAGAGCACTGATGGGGCCCGGGGGAAGAGGGGCTACTCGAGGGGCCTGCACGCCTGGGAGATCAGCTGGCCCCGGGAACAGAGGGGCACCCACGCCGTGGTGGGCGTGGCCACAGCCCGCGCCCCGCTGCAGGCTGACCACTACGCGGCGCTGCTGGGCAGCAACAGCGAGTCGTGGGGCTGGGACATTGGGCGGGGGAAACTGTACCATCAGAGCAAGGGGACTGGGGCCCCCCAGTATCCACCTGGACCTCAGGGTGAGCCGCTGGAGGTGCCAGAGAGGCTGCTGGTGGTACTGGACATGGAGGAGGGAACTCTGGGCTACGCTGTCGGGGGCACCTACCTGGGGCCGGCCTTCCGCGGACTGAAGGGCAGGACCCTCTATCCAGCAGTAAGCGCGGTCTGGGGCCAGTGCCAGGTCCGCATCAACTACCTGGGCGAAAGGAGAG cGGAACCACACTCCCTTCTGCACCTGAGCCGCCTGAGTGTGCGCCACGCCCTGGGGGACACACGGCTAGGCCACGTTTcggtcctgcccctgccccctgccctgaaGCGCTACCTGCTCTACCAGTGA
- the SPSB2 gene encoding SPRY domain-containing SOCS box protein 2 isoform X3 has protein sequence MGQTALAGGSSGPSTPQALYLDRSRPEGLEELLSAPPPDLGAQRRHGWNPKDCSENIEVKEGGLCFERRPVAQSTDGARGKRGYSRGLHAWEISWPREQRGTHAVVGVATARAPLQADHYAALLGSNSESWGWDIGRGKLYHQSKGTGAPQYPPGPQGEPLEVPERLLVVLDMEEGTLGYAVGGTYLGPAFRGLKGRTLYPAVSAVWGQCQVRINYLGERRGEAWDGCGASVRPLVAVVWDGCSALYNHRGNGPSSDWFPTQFSAGIG, from the coding sequence ATGGGCCAGACGGCCTTGGCAGGGGGCAGCAGCGGCCCCTCCACCCCACAGGCCCTGTACCTTGACCGGTCTCGTCCCGAGGGCTTGGAGGAGCTGCTGTCTGCTCCCCCTCCTGACCTGGGGGCCCAGAGGCGCCACGGCTGGAACCCCAAGGACTGCTCGGAGAACATCGAGGTCAAGGAAGGGGGCTTGTGCTTTGAGCGGCGGCCCGTGGCCCAGAGCACTGATGGGGCCCGGGGGAAGAGGGGCTACTCGAGGGGCCTGCACGCCTGGGAGATCAGCTGGCCCCGGGAACAGAGGGGCACCCACGCCGTGGTGGGCGTGGCCACAGCCCGCGCCCCGCTGCAGGCTGACCACTACGCGGCGCTGCTGGGCAGCAACAGCGAGTCGTGGGGCTGGGACATTGGGCGGGGGAAACTGTACCATCAGAGCAAGGGGACTGGGGCCCCCCAGTATCCACCTGGACCTCAGGGTGAGCCGCTGGAGGTGCCAGAGAGGCTGCTGGTGGTACTGGACATGGAGGAGGGAACTCTGGGCTACGCTGTCGGGGGCACCTACCTGGGGCCGGCCTTCCGCGGACTGAAGGGCAGGACCCTCTATCCAGCAGTAAGCGCGGTCTGGGGCCAGTGCCAGGTCCGCATCAACTACCTGGGCGAAAGGAGAGGTGAGGCCTGGGACGGGTGTGGGGCGAGTGTTCGGCCCCTGGTGGCTGTGGTTTGGGATGGATGCTCAGCGCTTTACAACCACAGAGGGAATGGGCCATCATCTGACTGGTTTCCTACCCAGTTCAGTGCCGGGATTGGCTAA